The Caldicellulosiruptor obsidiansis OB47 genome segment GGTATTTGCAACCGAATCCTCAATTATCTTTGAGATGTGTTCATCAACATCAACCTTATCCTGCTGATTTTGAATGAATATTTTCACTTCTTACCATCACCTCATCTGCTTTGTTTGAAGAGTCTTCAAAGATATTATAACTAACCCTCTTGTGAAAAACACCAGTTAAAACTTTAATAAAACTTTCAGATATAATTTCCAGTTCTCTAAAGGTCAAATCACTGCTATTTAGCTGCCCATCCAGAAGCTTTTCTTGTATGACATTTCTTATGGTAGCCTCAATTAGTTGAGGTGTTGGAGAAGAAAGAGCCCTAACAGCTGCTTCAACAGAGTCAGCCAGCATCACAATTGCAGCTTCTTTATTTTGAGGAATAGGTCCATCATGCCTAAATTTTTCTTCGCTCACTTGTTGATTTTGGTTGAGTGCCTTTCCATAAAAAAACGCTACTTTAGTAGTCCCATGATGTTGTTTTATAATGTCAAGAACCTGCCTCGGCAGCCTATATTCTTTTCCAATCTCTACACCATCTTTTGTATGCGAAATTATTATAAGAGCTGAGAGGGTAGGAGTTATTTTGTTATGGGGGTCTTCTTCAATAATCTGGTTTTCTTTAAAATAAAAAGGCCTTTTTAGTTTTCCTATGTCGTGATAATAAGCACCTATGCGGGCAAGGAGGTAATTGCCACCAACCGCCTCACAAGCAATCTCAGCTAAATTACCCACTATTAAACTGTGATGATAAGTTCCTGGTGCTTCAAGTAAAAGTCTTTTCAACAGCGGATGGTTAGGATTAGATAGTTCCATAAGTCTAATCGGTGTTGTAAAATCAAATAAGTATTCCCACAAAGGTAAAGTTCCATATGCAATAACAAAAGAGAGTGCTGTTCCGATAAAAGAGTTTACTGAAGTGTTCAACACCTCAGTGTCGTTTATTTTAAATACCAATTCGGCTGATAAAACAAAAAGTGAGGACATTAAGCTCGCCAAAAATCCGTGAGATATAAATTGCAATCTGTTATGAATACTGTGTGATACAATTGCACACAAACTTCCTGCTACAAAAAGATAAAGAGCGAAACTGAGATTATCTGTCCCCACAATTAGCAGTGATACTATTGAGAGTACCATATTAAAAATAATTGAAACCCTAACGTCAATCAAAAGAGAAATCAAAATAACCCCTACAAACACTGGTAAAGCAAATGTTGGTATGGGAAGAAGAAATTTTATTAATAGCAGATTTAAAACTATAATAGCACTTGCTGCTGCCATATCCCTGCAGCTGTCTATAAATTTTCTTTCAAAAAGATAAAAGTACACTCCCATTATGAGAGAAAGTATTAAAATCAATAAAATAGCTGCTGACAAATCGCTTGCTGTTTTAAAATTAGAGTATTTGCCCTCAAAATTAAAAGACCGAAAAACTTTATCTAAAATTATGGGCGTTTCTCTTTTCTTTGACAGTGCTATAAGGAGCAATGAGGTTACAAAAAACGAGCAGAAAAGAACAAATCGGTACAAATATATTCTCTTTCTTTCTTGCCATCGTCCAAAGTTTTTAAACATATCTATACCTTTTGTTTCTCCTTTCGTTTTTCTTCGTACCTGTTGTAAGCATTTATAATTTTCTGAACCAGCTGATGACGAACAACATCCTGATATGTTAAAAATACAAATTCTATTCCTTCAATATCCCTGAGTATCTTTGTTACTTGAACAAGACCTGATTCTACACCACTTGGCAAATCAATTTGAGTAATATCACCAGTCACCACTGCTTTTGAACCAAAACCAAGCCTTGTTAAAAACATCTTCATCTGCTCTGAAGTTGTATTTTGGGCTTCGTCCAGGATGATAAAAGCATCATCTAATGTTCTTCCTCGCATGTACGCAAGTGGTGCAACTTCAATTACTCCTCTTTCCATATATCTTTGATACGTTTCTGTGCCGATTAGGTCGTGCAGCGCATCATAAATTGGCCTTAAATAAGGGTCCACTTTTGTTTGCAAATCTCCCGGCAAAAAACCTAATTTTTCTCCTGCCTCAACAGCTGGTCTTGTGAGAATAATCTTGCTTACCTCCTTCTTTTTAAGGTAGTGAACAGCCATTGCCATAGCCAAATAAGTCTTTCCGGTACCAGCAGGTCCAATGCCAAAAACAATAGTGTTGTTCATAATTGCACTTATATATCGTTTTTGTCCAAGGGTTTTAGGTTTTACCTGTTTGCCTCTATGAGTTATAAAGATAACATCGTTTTCTAAGCTTCTTATCTCTTCATCTTCTAAGGTCTCCACTATATAACGGATAGTATGCTCGTCAATATCTAACTTCTTCCTTTCCATGTCATGTAATATTTTTATTGTTTTTTCAGCCTTATTTATATTTTCTGGACTGCTGCCTATAATTTTTATGCTGTTGTCTCTAAAAACAATATTTACGTTCAAAAGTTCTTCTAATGTTTTCACTTTAGAATCAAACTCTCCAAAGATATTCCAAAATTCTTGAGTATCTTCAATATTTACAGTTGAAACAAGTCTTTCCTCCAAATATTTCTGACCTCCTACGATTTTATTTTTTTATAGCAATCTCCTCCAAGCATTCGTAATCTCTTTTGCATTCAATCAGTCTTATCTCATTTTTTTCTTTTTTGACTTTAATATATGTTCGTATTGACAAAACATTCAATATTTTCTTGCTTTTTGTAATGGCTGCAAACTTCACATCACACTCTTTCTGAGCCTTCTCTTTTATCTGTTCTAATGTAGGAACAAATTTTTTTAATTTATATCTTTTGATTTCAAATATTTCCACCTTAATGGGCAAAGGAGAAAGTTTATACTCTTTTATTTTAATTTTATCACAATTCTCGTTTTTAGTAACCACATTTTTGAGTTTAATTTCACGGTCTCCTAACACTATATACGGAAGTGTAGTTTTTGAAATGTACTCTTTCTGATATAAAGGAATGGAAAAAGCTGTAGAAACATTGTAAAATGTAATTGCTTCAATCTGAGCGTTGGCATCCTCATAATATTCAATTCCATCTTTAGAAGTTACTTTATTGTCTACAAGAAGCTGACCAAAAACCACCGTGTCACCTTCTTTAACAAGTAAGTTTCCTGATTTTAGTACTATTCTTTTAATAATTCCACTACTTGCTGCGAATATCCTTCCTTTCTTGTTCTCAATTTGCACTGTTTCTCTCTCTACGTATTCCACAAACAGACGAGCACCTTCCCTTTTCACCTTCACCCACATCAAATCGTTCAAATCAGCAAGAAGTTTGGTTTCAAGCTTTTTCTCGTCAATTTTATTTTTCAGCATAAAAGGCTTTACATCATACTGGTAAAGTTTTTCTTTTATCTTTTTATTTAACAATACGTCTGTGGATCCATGATTTATAAAAACTATGTCAAAAATAAATTGATTAAAAATTATCAAAAAAAGTATACATAGTACAACTGTTATCATTTTACATAGCGTTATCTGTTTTAAATAAAAATATATTCCCTTTTTCTCTACAATACTTACCTTGCATTTTGTCCTCTTTGCTATCTTTGTTACTTTTCTAAAATATCTAGTCGAAATGCTTATAATAACAGAGTTGTCTTGCTTAGAGTGTAGTTTCAACAAAATTTTGTTGAAAATGAGTATGTTTAGAAATTTGCTAAGATTTTCTCCATCTACTTTTAAAATGAGTTTGCCACTGCACATTCTTTAATCACTTCTCCTTGCCTGCTTCCAGAAAATATTTAAGTGATCTTACCTCTCCTCTTACAACAATTGTTTCATTGTCCATCCTCTCAATTACAAGTTTATGCCCCTCAATTAAAAGAGGAGAAACCTTTGTGTTTATCTTAACAAAAGTATCCTCATACCCAATAACTCCTTTATGGTTTTCAACAACAATTTCATAATCGCCTATAATAGTAATCCTTGGCTGGTCTGTTATCACTTCTGGTGGAAGCTGAGACAACAAAGCAAGCTGTTTTAGATCTTTCTTCGACCTCTTTAGCATAAAGGCTTTATCACAAAAATTAGGGTTCACATCTATTTTATTTTTCTTGAAATTTTTTTATAACTTATCCAAAACAAAAAAGTGACCCTCTCATTTATTTTCAGAAGGTCACTTTCTATCTTTAATTATTCTATTCCCTTTACAAATATTTTTTAACAATCTCACTTACAACTTTTCCTTCTGCCCTTCCACTCACCTTTTTTATAACCTCTTGCATAACCTTACCCATATCTTTCATTCCATTAGGTTTTATAATTTCTATAGTTTCCTTTACAAGCTGCTCTATTTCTTCTTCGCTGAGCATGGGTGGAAGGTAAGAAGTCAAAATCTCAATCTCTCTATTTAACTCATCAATCAAATCCTGTCTGCCACTTTTTATATATTCAGGTAAACTGTCTTTTCTCTTCTTAATCTCCTTCGCAATGACACTCAGCACACCATTGTCGTCAAGAACCACCTTGTTGTCCTTTTCAAACTGCAATATAGCAGCTCTCACCATACCAACAACATTTTTTCTGACAACATCCTTTTCTTTCATAGCAGTTTTATAATCTTCAAGGAGCTTATCTTTGAGACTCAACAAAAACGCCTCCTACTCCTTATCTGCGCTTTCTCCTACGTGCAGCTTCTGATTTTTTCTTTCTTCTAACGCTTGGACTTTCATAGTGCTCTCTTTTTCTGAGCTCAGCTAAAACCCCAGCTTCTGCACATTTCTTTTTAAATCTTCTGAGGGCACTATCGAGTGATTCGTTCTCACCTACTCTTACTTCTGACATCAATTTCCCTCCCCTCAAACCAGGCTCAAAAACACTATCTCAGGATTATGGTATTATTATAACTCACTTATTTAAGATATGTCAAACAGTTTTAAATATTACAATTTGTCTTCCACCCACAGCTTTTCAAAATTCAAAAACAAATCCCTGTTTTTTTTCTGCAGATTTATTGGTTTAAAATTTTTATCTACAAAGGCATGTTCTGTAAAACCTGTTGCACACAAAACTCCATCTTTTTTAACTTCATAGTAAAATTTTATTCTCGTAGGTGTTAAATTATTAACCCTTGCACTCACCGTTATTCTGTCTTCGTAAAAGCAAGCTCTCTTAAAATCGCAAGAACAGCTTATAAGTGGCAGATACACTCCAAATTCTTTTTCAATCTGAGAATAAGAAATTCCCACCTTTTTTATAAGCTCTGTACGAGCTGCTTCAAACCACACAAAATAATTTGAGTGATGTGCAATACCCATTCTGTCTGTTTCAACATATCTGACTGTTATTTCTATTTCTGCCATTATTTATTACCCCTAACGTCTTTTATTCTTATACCTTCTGTTCTCCACTAAATACAATGCCTTTTTGAGTATCAATTGTAACCACAATCCCTGTTTTTAATATCTCTAATGCATTTTTAGCATCTGTAATTACAGGGATATCAAGTGCAGCACCTACAATTACAGCATGAGAGTTCTGTCCACCTTCTTCTGTGATAATTCCAGATGCTCTTTTCATATATGGTATAAACTCGTTATTTGTTTGATTTGTAACAATAATATCTCCATCTTCAAAATTCAGCTTTAAATCATTAATGGTTTTTACAACACAGACCCTGCTTGTTACCTTTCCACTTCCCCAGCCACGTCCTTCAACCAGAACATGTCCTACAACATGAACTTTAAGTATATTTGTTGTTCCACTCACACCAACAGGAACTCCGGCAGTGATAACAACTAAATCTCCATTTTTTACAATCTTGGATTTCACAGCTATCTCAACAGCATGGTCAAATATATCATCGGTTGAACTCTTGTACTCTGCCAGAAATGGATATACACCCCATGACAAATTCAACTGTCTTCTTACCTTCTCACAAGGTGTGGTTGCAATAATCGGACAAGCAGGTCTGAATTTTGACACCATTCTTGCAGTGTTACCTGACTTTGTCACTGTTATAATAGCCTTTGCGCCAAGGTCATGTGCGGTTGTACAAGTTGCGTGCGAAATAGCATTTGTCACATTAACAGGCATATCAAATACCTGAGATTGAAATCTCTTGATATAATCAATCTGATTTTCTACTCTCTCGGCAATCTTTGCCATTGTAGCAACACTTTCAACGGGGTACTTGCCCATTGCCGTCTCGCCAGAGAGCATTATTGCAGAAGTGCCATCAAATATGGCATTGGCAATATCGCTAACCTCTGCCCTGGTAGGTCTTGGATTTCGTATCATAGATTCAAGCATCTGGGTTGCTGTTATGACAGGCTTTCCTGCTTTGTAACACTTCTCAATCAGCATCTTTTGAACAAGGGGAACTTCCTCAAAAGGAAGTTCTACCCCTAAATCTCCTCTTGCAACCATAATCCCATCTGCAACCCTTATTATTTCGTCGCAGTTGGCAACACCTTCTTGAGTTTCTATCTTGGCAACTATTAAAACATCTTTTCCACCATTTTTGTTCAGAAACTCTCTGATTTCAACAACGTCACTTGCCTTTCTTATAAATGAGGCTGCAATAAAATCTACATCGTTTTCTATTCCAAACAGAATATCCTCTTTATCCTTCTGGGTAAGTGCAGGAAGTCTTATGGGTATACCCGGTACATTTACCCCTTTCTGGTTGGTTAAAACTCCTCCATTTTTTACCTTGCAGATTATATTCTTTTCTGTCTTGTCCTCAACAATAAGCTCAATAAGTCCATCATCTATCAGGATTTTATCACCTGGTTTTACATCCTCAATAAGTTCTTTATAAGTTATACTCACAATCTCTTCATTTCCCAAGATTTCTTCTGTAGTCAGCACAAATTTCTGGCCCTCTTTTAGTTCTACTTTGCCATCCTTAAAAAAGCCTATTCTTATCTCTGGACCCTTGGTATCAAGCAAAATGGGAATAGGCTTGTCAAGTTCTTCTCTTATTTTTTTTACCATGTCAATCTTTTTCTTATGCTCTTCATGAGTACCATGAGAAAAATTTAATCTCACAACATCCATTCCATTTTCAACAAGCTTTCTTATTATCTCCTCTGAGTCGCTCGCTGGACCCAATGTACAAATTATTTTTGTTTTTCTCAAACTCAAACCCTCCAAAAAAAGTTATAAAGAAAGGATAGTAGCTAAGTTGTACATGTATTCATCAATTGACTTTTGCATAGAAAGTGCTTCGTCAATATCATAATCAACAATCTTACCATCCTTCATTGCAATTATCCTATTCTGCTTCCCTTCTTTAATCACCTCAACAGCTTTTGCCCCCATCAAACTCGCAACAACTCTGTCATATGCAGTTGGTGAACCACCTCTCTGGATATATCCAAGGATGGTCGCTCTTGTCTCTATTCCCGTTGCTTCTTCAATCTCTTTTGCAAGCTCTGTTGCTCCACCGATTCCTTCAGCTAATATAATCAAGTTGTGGAGCTTTCCTTTGTTTTTGCCATCAATTATTCTTCTGATTATCTCATCCTTATCAAGACCTTTTTCAGGAATTACTATTGACTCTGCTCCTCCTGCAATCCCACTGTAAAGTGCTATATATCCAGCATGACGCCCCATTACTTCAAGGATACTAACTCTTTCATGGGAGGTTGCTGTATCTCTTATCTTGTTAATTGCATCCTGTACAGTATTCAATGCTGTGTCAAACCCTATGGTGTAATCTGTACATGCAATATCATTGTCGATGGTTCCAGGAATTCCAACAACATTTATGCCAAATTTACTCAGGTCTCTTGCACCCCTGAAAGACCCGTCTCCGCCAATTACAACAAGAGCATCAATCTTGAATATCTTGCACATTGAAGCAGCTTTTTTGAGCCCATTTTCTGTCATAAACTCAGGAGACCTTGCAGTCAAAAGTATTGTTCCACCGCGTTGGATTATATCTGAAACAGACCTCAGGTTCATCTCAAAAATGTCGCCTTCAATAAGACCATTATACCCGCGTCTTATGCCCATCACTCTAAATCCATAGTATATACCCGTTCTTACAACAGCACGTATAGCAGCGTTCATTCCTGGTGCGTCTCCACCACTTGTCAAAACACCAATAGTTCTCACTTCTGGCATACTTTGTACTCCTTTCTTTTGAGTTTAAAATCCTTTTTCGATTATTATATTGTGTGCTTCATTGACGTCTGTTTCTGGCACTATTATTTCAAAATAACCTTCTTTGCCTTCCTGAGAAATAGATTTGACCTTTGCAAGAATCCCTACCTTCTCAAGCTCCTCTTTGATTCTGTTGGCAATCTCACTATTGGAGGTTATATAAACCACTTCCCACATAAAAACACCTTCTACACTATCATTTATTCTGGGACTCTGAAACAATAAGCCCAAACTTTGTATAGATCTCTGCCTTACCTCTTACCTTAATTGCCGACGTAACTTCAGTAAATTGAGCAAGTAAAACTTCACCACTGTCAAGTTTTTCTGTGTGATGAAGTTTTGTGTCCTTGCCTCTTGTAAGCCCTATTACATTTACTCCATTTTCAAGTGCCTTGACTACTATATAGTCACCATTTTTGTATTCGTATACATTTTCATTTTCCATATTTCATCTCACCTCTTTTCAAATATTATAACAAAACAGTCTAAAAATCAAGAATCTATATCTTCTATCCAAACATTTTCCTCGCCAAACCATTCTTTGAGTTGTTCAATCACCGTAGGATTTATTTCTATACACAAACTTGACTTGGAAATTAGCCTTTTTTGATTATAATAAAGAACTATTTTAGACTTTCCTGCAAAGAATTTTAAAAACGCTAAGAATTTCTTTGACTTTAATATTGTATCATCACTTACCCTTATTGCAATGGCTTTTTCTCTGCTGTTTTGAGTTTCTTCAGGTCTATCGCTGCCAAGCCTATCTACTTTTTTAGCAATAACCTTTACCCCCTCGTCCTCTCTGAAAGTTGCCTTTGCCTCAATTAATACAATCATATCTTCTTTTATTAGATGAGAATACTTTTCATAAACGCTTGGAAAAAACAATATCTCAACCGAATCTGTTAAATCTTCTAACTTTGCAAATGCCATTGTCTGGTTGCTCTTTGTAAGTTTTACTTTTACCTCTTTTAATATCCCGCACACAAGTATTTGCTCAAACTTGTATTCATCTTCTTCAGACATAGTAGATATCTCAGAAAGAGGAGTTACATTGTATCTTGAAATTTCCTCTGTGTACCTTTCAAGTGGATGACTGCTTATATATATTCCAATAGTATCCTTTTCCATTTTCATAAGCTCCTGAGCAGTTGGTTGTGGTAAGCTTTTGTACTCAAAACTTTCATTTTCGTTGCCGGATATCTCAAAAAAACTAAACTGATTTGCATTCTTCTTTTTAGCTTGTTTTAGCACAAGAATATCTTCCACTGAAGCTAAAAGCGAATTTCTGTTGATTCTTGTAAAGTCAAATGCACCCGAGCGTATTAAATTTTCAATAATTCTTTTGTTTACAGTATTTGTGTCAACTCTCATTATAAAATCATACAAATCCTTAAATTCACCTTTTTCCTCTCTCTCTTTTAAGATGTGGGCAATTACGTTCTCTCCCAAGCTTTTTATAGCTCTTAGTCCAAATCTTATACTATTTCCTTCGATTGTAAAGTCATAACTACTTTTGTTTATATCAGGCGGCAAAATAGTTATTCCAAATTTCCTGCACTCTTCAATATACATTCCAACCTTCTCATTCGAGTTCATAACACTTGTAATTAAACTTGTCATAAACTCTATGGTATAATACTTTTTTAAATATGCAGTCTGATATGCTAATATAGCATATGCAGCAGCATGTGATTTGTTAAATGCATAACTTGCAAAATCTTCTATAATAGCAAAAATCCTTTCAGCTGTTTCTTTTTTCACTCCATTTGCCACTGCTCCTTCAATAAACCTATCCTTTTCTTCCATCAAAATGTCGGCTTTTTTCTTGGCCATTGCTCTTCTCACAAGGTCAGCTCTTCCAAGCGAATATCCAGCAAGTGTTCTGAAAATCTGCATAACTTGTTCTTGATACACAATACATCCATAGGTGACATTTAAAATTGGTTCAAGGCTGGGATGGAGGTATTCAATTTTTTCTCTGTTATTTTTGTTCTGGATATAAACTGGAATCTGGTCCATTGGTCCAGGTCTGAATAGGGATATTCCTGCAATAATATCCTCCAAGTTTTCTGGTTTGAGTTCTTTCATAAACTGTTTCATGCCACTGCTTTCAAGTTGGAACACACCATTCGTGTTTCCTTCTGATATAAATTCATAAACATTTTTGTCATTATAGTCTATCCTGTCTAAATCAATCTCAATACCTCTATTTTTTTTCACAAGCTCCAACGTATTTTGAATGACAGTGAGTGTTCTCAAACCAAGAAAATCCATCTTCAAAAGCCCTAGTTCTTCTAAAGTTGTCATTGGAAATTGAGTGACAATAGCATCATCAGTCCTTGCCAACGGCACCAAATCTGTAATTGGAGAGTTTGAAATCACAACACCGGCAGCATGAACAGATGCATGTCTTGGCATACCTTCAAGATTTCTTGCTGTATCAATTATTTTTCTTACCGTATCATTTCGTTCATAAATCCTTTTAAGCTCATGGTTTATCTCAAGTGCCTTGTCAATGGTCATCCCAGGAGAAAACGGAATCATCTTCGCAATTTCGTCCACCTGAGAATATGGAATTCCCAGAACCCTTCCAACATCTCTGATTGAAGCTCTTGCAGCCATTGTCCCAAAGGTTATTATCTGACTTACTCTATCCTCTCCATATTTGCGAGTGACATAGTCAATCACTTCTTGTCTTCTTTGATAACAAAAGTCAATATCTATGTCAGGCATAGAGACTCTTTCTGGATTTAAAAATCTCTCAAAAAGAAGGTCATACTTTATTGGGTCAACATTTGTAATACCCAGACAGTATGCAACAACACTCCCAGCTGCAGAACCTCTTCCAGGACCTACCATTATGTTGTTTTGTTTAGCATAGTTTATAAAGTCCTGAACTATCAAAAAATATTCGACAAATCCCATATCTTTTATCACTTGAAGCTCCATCATAAGCCTGTCATATGCAGTTTTGTTATTTTTTGAATATCTTTTCTTGAATCCTTCTAAAGCCAACTCTTTAAGGTATTCAAAAGAATCATTTTTGCCTTCTGGCAGTTGAAATTTCGGAAGGTTAATCTTACCAAACTCAAACTCAACGTTGCATTTTTCAGCAATCTCCAATGTATTTTTTAGTGCTTCTGGAATGTAACCAAAAAGTTGGTGCATCTCTTCAGATGATTTGAGATAGAATTCATCGGTTGGAAATTCCATTCTGTCAGAATCGTTTATAGTCTTTCCTGTTTGAATACAAAGCAAGATATCATGAAGGTTTCTATCTTCTTTCTTCAAATAATGAACATCATTTGTTGCCACAAGCGGAATTTGATATTTTTTTGATAGTCTCATAAGTTCATTATTTACAAATCTTTGCTCGTCAATGTAATGATATTGAAGTTCAAAGTAAAAGTTTTCTCCAAACACCTCTTTATAAAAACTAATTGCATCATACAGTTTTTCCTTTTGCTCTCTCAAAATCAGCTTGGGAATCTCCCCCGCAAGACAACTTGTAAGTGCCACAAGCCCTTTTGAATACTTGCTTAAGACTTCTCTGTCAACCCTTGGTTTATAGTAAAATCCTTCAACAAATCCAATTGAAACTATCTTGGAAAGATTTCTGTAACCATCATTGTCAATAGCAAGAAGGACAAGATGGTGGATATCATTATCGATATTTGGTTCTTTATCAAAGCGAGTCCGTGGAGCTAAATATACCTCACATCCAATTATAGGTTTGATACCATTTTCCTTGGCAGCTTTATAAAAATCTATAACACCATACATTGCTCCATGGTCAGTTATTGCCACAGCATTCATATTTAGCTCTTTTACTCTTTCAAAAAGCCTATCAATCCTACAAGCGCCGTCCAACAAACTATATTCGGTATGAAGGTGAAGATGAACAAAACTCATTTCTCTTTTGCACCTTTCTTCTTTCCTGGTTTTATATCTCTAAATCATCTAACACATCAACAATATAATAGTGGAAATTCAAAGCCAAATCTATATCCTTGCGAAATGCAAGCCTTTTACCTTCACTATCATAAAAAATTCTAACAATTGGTCTGGATGGAAACTTAGGATTGTTGTGCACAACTATTCCTTTTTCTCGAGTATTGAGCACAACAGGTGTTCCTATCTGAAAAAGAGAAATAAATGTGACAAACTTGGAAACGATATAACTATCAAAATGTGTTGAACATGAATTTAGCAGATATTCTATTGCCATGTGAGGTTTTAATCGCTTTCTAAATTCTCTGTCACTAACTAAAGCGTCAAACACATCTGCCACAGCTACAATTTTAGCCATTTGCGGGATTTCATCTCTGGTTTTGCCAAACGGATAACCACTGCCATCTAATCTTTCGTGATGGAAAAGTGCAATCTCTGCAACATTCTGTTCAAATTTGTACTCAGAGCTCAAGATATCATATCCAACAATTGTGTGCATCTTTATCATCTCATATTCCTTTTCCTGAAGAGGTCCTCTCTTGCTCAAAATATTTTTGGGAATTTTTATCTTACCAATATCATGAAGTAAAGTGCCCATACCAAGTACCATGAGTTTATCAAAATCATATCCCAGTTTTATCCCAATCAGAATTGAGAGCACTGTTGTGTTGAGTGAATGAAAAAGTGTATAGTTCCCAACTGTACGTATATCACATAGGTTTAAAATAATCTCTTTTTGGTTTAAAAGAGAAGAAATTATTTTGCTAACAAGCTCCTTAATTTCCGGAGTAACTTCTTGAGTATTTATATATTTTGATGAAAAAACATCATTTACAATCTCAAATGCTTCTTCTTTTATCTCTTTGGTTATAACATCCTCTATGTAAATCTCGGTATTGTCATCTACAATGTAAATGTCATAAACTCCAAATTCTTTTAACCTTTTTATAACACCATTTGTGAGTTTCTGACCACTTGCAATCAAAACCTTTCCATCCTCACTGTATATGTCCCGTGCAAGCACCATACCCTCTTTTGCATTTTTAAGTAGTATCCTTCTCATCATATTCTCCCCTATATGAATTTTTTTGTAACAAGACAAGCCTGTCAGTCACAATCACATCAAGCTTTACATCATGCTCCTCTGCTCTGATTTTTTTTACCTTTTGAAAATGGTAAGCAACCCCAACCTTTACACAATGTTGAGCTGCCTTTTTCAAAAACCTATCGTAGTAACCCTTGCCAAACCCCACCCTGTTTAAATCCTTGTCAAACGCAACAATGGGTACAATACAGACATCTATTTGTGATGGAGGTATCTGCTGTGTGCTTGACGGTTCTAAGATACCAAGCTTATTTCTGTGAAGTTTATTTTCTCCTTTATACTCACACGCCACCATTTCTGCACTATTTACAACTTTGGGTACATACACCTTTTTATTTTTTTTGAGAAGATATTCCATAATTCTTTTGGTATCAACTTCATATGGAAGGCTCATGTAAATGAAGATGGTTTGAAACTCAAAGGTTGAAAGAAGTTTTTTTAGGTTTCTGTATACCAATATATCAAGATATAACTTTTTCCTTGGTTCAACTAATTTTCGCCTGATTCCTATAACCTTTCTTATTTTTCGTTTGACCAGTTTTTATCACCCTTTTCTATTAATTTATCACTTTTTTATTACAATTGAAATACCTTTTATGTACTCAAAGTAAAATAGCCCTGAAAATAAATCAGGGCTATTTTGTTAGTCTTGGTTTACAAC includes the following:
- the pyk gene encoding pyruvate kinase yields the protein MRKTKIICTLGPASDSEEIIRKLVENGMDVVRLNFSHGTHEEHKKKIDMVKKIREELDKPIPILLDTKGPEIRIGFFKDGKVELKEGQKFVLTTEEILGNEEIVSITYKELIEDVKPGDKILIDDGLIELIVEDKTEKNIICKVKNGGVLTNQKGVNVPGIPIRLPALTQKDKEDILFGIENDVDFIAASFIRKASDVVEIREFLNKNGGKDVLIVAKIETQEGVANCDEIIRVADGIMVARGDLGVELPFEEVPLVQKMLIEKCYKAGKPVITATQMLESMIRNPRPTRAEVSDIANAIFDGTSAIMLSGETAMGKYPVESVATMAKIAERVENQIDYIKRFQSQVFDMPVNVTNAISHATCTTAHDLGAKAIITVTKSGNTARMVSKFRPACPIIATTPCEKVRRQLNLSWGVYPFLAEYKSSTDDIFDHAVEIAVKSKIVKNGDLVVITAGVPVGVSGTTNILKVHVVGHVLVEGRGWGSGKVTSRVCVVKTINDLKLNFEDGDIIVTNQTNNEFIPYMKRASGIITEEGGQNSHAVIVGAALDIPVITDAKNALEILKTGIVVTIDTQKGIVFSGEQKV
- the pfkA gene encoding 6-phosphofructokinase produces the protein MPEVRTIGVLTSGGDAPGMNAAIRAVVRTGIYYGFRVMGIRRGYNGLIEGDIFEMNLRSVSDIIQRGGTILLTARSPEFMTENGLKKAASMCKIFKIDALVVIGGDGSFRGARDLSKFGINVVGIPGTIDNDIACTDYTIGFDTALNTVQDAINKIRDTATSHERVSILEVMGRHAGYIALYSGIAGGAESIVIPEKGLDKDEIIRRIIDGKNKGKLHNLIILAEGIGGATELAKEIEEATGIETRATILGYIQRGGSPTAYDRVVASLMGAKAVEVIKEGKQNRIIAMKDGKIVDYDIDEALSMQKSIDEYMYNLATILSL
- the mtrB gene encoding trp RNA-binding attenuation protein MtrB is translated as MENENVYEYKNGDYIVVKALENGVNVIGLTRGKDTKLHHTEKLDSGEVLLAQFTEVTSAIKVRGKAEIYTKFGLIVSESQNK
- a CDS encoding DNA polymerase III subunit alpha, which codes for MSFVHLHLHTEYSLLDGACRIDRLFERVKELNMNAVAITDHGAMYGVIDFYKAAKENGIKPIIGCEVYLAPRTRFDKEPNIDNDIHHLVLLAIDNDGYRNLSKIVSIGFVEGFYYKPRVDREVLSKYSKGLVALTSCLAGEIPKLILREQKEKLYDAISFYKEVFGENFYFELQYHYIDEQRFVNNELMRLSKKYQIPLVATNDVHYLKKEDRNLHDILLCIQTGKTINDSDRMEFPTDEFYLKSSEEMHQLFGYIPEALKNTLEIAEKCNVEFEFGKINLPKFQLPEGKNDSFEYLKELALEGFKKRYSKNNKTAYDRLMMELQVIKDMGFVEYFLIVQDFINYAKQNNIMVGPGRGSAAGSVVAYCLGITNVDPIKYDLLFERFLNPERVSMPDIDIDFCYQRRQEVIDYVTRKYGEDRVSQIITFGTMAARASIRDVGRVLGIPYSQVDEIAKMIPFSPGMTIDKALEINHELKRIYERNDTVRKIIDTARNLEGMPRHASVHAAGVVISNSPITDLVPLARTDDAIVTQFPMTTLEELGLLKMDFLGLRTLTVIQNTLELVKKNRGIEIDLDRIDYNDKNVYEFISEGNTNGVFQLESSGMKQFMKELKPENLEDIIAGISLFRPGPMDQIPVYIQNKNNREKIEYLHPSLEPILNVTYGCIVYQEQVMQIFRTLAGYSLGRADLVRRAMAKKKADILMEEKDRFIEGAVANGVKKETAERIFAIIEDFASYAFNKSHAAAYAILAYQTAYLKKYYTIEFMTSLITSVMNSNEKVGMYIEECRKFGITILPPDINKSSYDFTIEGNSIRFGLRAIKSLGENVIAHILKEREEKGEFKDLYDFIMRVDTNTVNKRIIENLIRSGAFDFTRINRNSLLASVEDILVLKQAKKKNANQFSFFEISGNENESFEYKSLPQPTAQELMKMEKDTIGIYISSHPLERYTEEISRYNVTPLSEISTMSEEDEYKFEQILVCGILKEVKVKLTKSNQTMAFAKLEDLTDSVEILFFPSVYEKYSHLIKEDMIVLIEAKATFREDEGVKVIAKKVDRLGSDRPEETQNSREKAIAIRVSDDTILKSKKFLAFLKFFAGKSKIVLYYNQKRLISKSSLCIEINPTVIEQLKEWFGEENVWIEDIDS